The bacterium genomic sequence ACGAAGACCTGGTATACTGCTTTGATACGTGCGGACAATATCGGGTGTGCCATCGTTTGACCCGTCGTCAACCACAATTATTTCGTATTGAAAATTTTTATTGCATAAATATCTCCTGAGGCTCTCAATCGTTACTCCAATACGTTCCGCTTCGTTGTATGCCGGTATGATTATAGAAAGTGCTAAATTACTCATATTGTTTTTTAAAAACAATAAATTTGTACCCGATAAAATTTAAGAGGAAAATAGCACCCGATCCAAAAAGTGCTCCTATGTTTGCCGCAAGACCCGGAGAGACATCCAAGATATGTGTGAGAATGAAGAAAGCGACGGAAGAGATACCGACATTTATAAAAAGCCCCACGGTAGAAATGCTGAGGAATAGAGCCGACTCTTTTATTTCCGGAGAGCCCCGCTTTGCAAAAACCCAATACTTATTAAAGAAAAAGCTGTTTATCACCGCTACAAGAAAGGAGGCAGATTTAAAGACGATATACAACCACCCTTGAGCTCCGCCTATAAAGACGAAAAAAAGTACATTAAGGACAGCAAGATCTACTGCCGTATTCAGCAACCCGACGCAAATAAATTTTATGAGTTCTCGCATATTACATAAACAAAGGAGCTCTAGATTAGTAGCACTAATCTAGAGCTCCTTGTTAGTAAAATTATTATAGATGACGTAAGAACCCAGTTGTTCTATACGTATCACTTAATCTAACACGTTGAAATATTTTGTCAACCCCGCGTACCGGTAAATTCCTCAGTATGGGAGAATCTACTGGGTTTAGGGAAGAACCCGCGCGGGCAAAAACTTTATAAAACAGGCGGGATATGAGGTAAGTCTTGTTGACACAGGTATTTTGCCCGAGTTTCGTTAACATTCAATACCCCTTTGCTCATTACGAGTAAGGGGGTATTATTTATCCATGGAAACTTATGAGATAAAGGGTCTTTTTTCAGATATTGTAAAAATATATCATTACCCGAGCATTCGTTCGTCAAATAATATCATTTTGGTGCTAAAAGGTATTTATAGTGAACATGTGCCGAGGGAAGAAGTGCTGAACTTTTCCTGGGATCATGAGCTCGTAAAACTGATGCGTGACAATTATCACCTGATCTTTGTGCGAACTTCTCGATTGAAAGATAGGAACGAAAGAGATGCTTTTGTTGGTAAAACGTTTAAACAAGAGTGTGTCGAGATTGAGAATGCCTTTGAGTACTGCAATAAAAATATTTTCTCACAAGATTACAGATGGGGGTGCGTGAGTATGTCATTCGGAGGCACGACCCTTCTTGGTATTCCGGAAGTACTTTCTGAAATGCAAGTGGTAATTATGGCGGGAAGTGGTTGTGGTAAAAGTCCCACAACAATAAAACCTTTACTATCTTCCTTGCCACACACAGAACAATTACTTCATTCTCTTGATAACTATCGCGGCGTATTTATTTTTCTACACGGAGTAAACGACACCGTTGTCCCGAAAAAATCCCAACAGTTAATCTATGAAAGGGCGGTGTCCGCAGCTAAACGTAAATGGGTTGAACTCCAAAATCTCGACCATACCCTCCGTGATATGTACACAGGGAAATCCAGCGCGGCAAATATTATGTCTCAATATATTAGAAAAATTTTTTGATACGATTTTCCCTCACTACTTATAAAGGAAGTAGGCCAATCATTGCGTATCAGCTTACAATCTCACGCGACATTTTTCTTTGGCGGATTTGCAAAAGTAATTTCCGGCAAACGAACAATTGTCTCGGCAGGGATACTCAGTTCCTTTTCGTATACTAGATCAATACTGCCAAAAACAGCTTTTTCGAAATCAAAATTTAATTCATTGGATATTCCTCGCACTATTTTCTCATTTGCTCCCTCAACCTCTACAAATGGATTTAATCCAGGACATGTATCAATCGTTACTTCCACTCCGTCACGCATCCATACCTCACGCATATTTTCTTGAAATGCTTTTGCGGGAGTATTACATGCTTCAAAATATTCCTGATTTTTATCCCATCTGTTTTGTAAAGTCTTTGCCCCGCGCGGATTCCTCCCCACACTCTTTCGACAGTGGCTCAAGCCATTTATCCACATCTCTTATGTAAAGTAAACTTGACATTCACATGTCCTTCGATATTATGTGAAGATGTATGAAA encodes the following:
- a CDS encoding alpha/beta hydrolase, with translation METYEIKGLFSDIVKIYHYPSIRSSNNIILVLKGIYSEHVPREEVLNFSWDHELVKLMRDNYHLIFVRTSRLKDRNERDAFVGKTFKQECVEIENAFEYCNKNIFSQDYRWGCVSMSFGGTTLLGIPEVLSEMQVVIMAGSGCGKSPTTIKPLLSSLPHTEQLLHSLDNYRGVFIFLHGVNDTVVPKKSQQLIYERAVSAAKRKWVELQNLDHTLRDMYTGKSSAANIMSQYIRKIF
- a CDS encoding GtrA family protein; this encodes MRELIKFICVGLLNTAVDLAVLNVLFFVFIGGAQGWLYIVFKSASFLVAVINSFFFNKYWVFAKRGSPEIKESALFLSISTVGLFINVGISSVAFFILTHILDVSPGLAANIGALFGSGAIFLLNFIGYKFIVFKKQYE